Proteins co-encoded in one Meiothermus sp. genomic window:
- a CDS encoding NAD(P)H-dependent glycerol-3-phosphate dehydrogenase, with product MSSGVSRTQSHSTREGKSPIAVLGAGSWGTALALLASSKGVPVYLWARRAEHALAMQLERQNREYLPGVAFPESLYPTADPEEALHKAQFAVVAVPSKALRETLAQLPRASAYVSVTKGLQFTDQHLLRMSQVIEAVTGVSQVAVLSGPNLAEEIARFLPAAAVVAAQDPALAQQVQRVFSGKSFRVYTSTDRVGVELGGALKNVIALAAGMVDGLRLGDNAKAALITRGLREITRFGVAQGAQETTFMGLSGLGDLIATASSPYSRNRTAGEQIVKGLTLAQLEAQKTVVEGIYTVKALHAWDRATGADLPITEAVYRVIYQGADPMQELIRLMSREAKPE from the coding sequence ATGTCGTCTGGTGTGTCACGTACCCAAAGCCACAGCACCCGTGAGGGGAAAAGTCCTATAGCCGTGCTGGGCGCAGGATCTTGGGGCACCGCCCTGGCTTTGCTGGCCTCGTCTAAAGGGGTTCCGGTTTATCTTTGGGCCCGTCGGGCCGAGCACGCCCTGGCCATGCAGCTCGAGCGGCAAAACCGGGAGTACCTACCCGGCGTAGCGTTCCCCGAATCGCTTTACCCAACAGCCGACCCCGAAGAAGCCCTGCATAAAGCCCAGTTCGCAGTTGTGGCCGTCCCATCCAAGGCCCTGCGGGAAACCCTAGCACAATTGCCCAGGGCCAGCGCCTATGTTTCGGTCACTAAGGGGTTGCAGTTTACCGACCAACACCTACTGCGCATGAGCCAGGTCATCGAGGCGGTGACCGGGGTTTCGCAGGTGGCCGTATTGTCGGGCCCCAATCTGGCCGAGGAGATTGCCCGGTTTTTACCTGCTGCGGCGGTAGTGGCGGCTCAAGACCCGGCACTGGCCCAGCAGGTACAGCGGGTCTTTTCGGGTAAGAGCTTCCGGGTCTACACCTCAACCGACCGGGTGGGGGTGGAGCTGGGCGGCGCACTCAAGAATGTAATTGCCCTGGCTGCGGGTATGGTGGACGGCCTCAGGCTCGGCGACAACGCCAAAGCTGCCCTGATTACCAGGGGTCTGCGCGAAATTACCAGATTTGGTGTGGCCCAGGGTGCCCAGGAAACCACCTTCATGGGCCTCTCGGGGCTGGGTGATCTGATTGCCACCGCCAGCAGCCCTTATTCGCGCAACCGCACCGCAGGGGAGCAGATCGTCAAGGGCCTGACCCTGGCCCAGCTCGAGGCCCAGAAAACCGTGGTGGAAGGCATCTACACGGTCAAAGCCCTGCACGCCTGGGATCGGGCCACCGGGGCCGATCTCCCGATTACCGAAGCTGTGTACCGGGTCATCTACCAGGGGGCCGATCCCATGCAGGAGCTCATCCGCCTGATGAGCCGCGAGGCCAAACCGGAGTAA
- the gltX gene encoding glutamate--tRNA ligase, producing MVVTRIAPSPTGDPHVGTAYQALFNYVFAKQHGGKFIVRIEDTDRTRYNPTSERRILEMLDWLGLSPDESPIKGGPNGPYVQSQRLHIYRQHVQMLLEKGAAYRAFDTPEELAAAREAAQRAGHKEQGYNRRYRDYPVEEAERRAAAGEPHVVRLKVPLEGKTIVHDLLRGPIEFDNAALDDKVILKADGYPTYHLAAMVDDHLMGVTHVIRAEEWITSTPFHILILRAFGWEEPVWCHTPLLRNPDKSKLSKRKMDTSVDSYRAQGYLPEALLNYLGTMAWSMPDGREIFSLQDMIEHFSLERISLGGPVFDLNKLKWMNGKYIREVLTLDDLAERVKPFLERAGLAYPSETYLKQVLEAMRARFETLQEFVDKSLYFFSEAYPMQEKALAKLREGAAFLPELHEQLSRLPDMLQDSTEPLLKSFAEAKGVKAAAVMQPLRAALTGSLETPGMFDILTLLGKERVLKRLERAIELVKD from the coding sequence ATGGTTGTGACGCGTATCGCCCCCAGCCCTACCGGCGACCCCCATGTGGGGACGGCGTACCAGGCCCTGTTCAACTACGTTTTCGCCAAACAGCACGGCGGCAAGTTCATTGTTCGCATCGAGGATACCGACCGTACCCGCTACAACCCCACCTCCGAGCGGCGCATTCTGGAGATGCTGGACTGGCTGGGGCTTTCCCCCGACGAGTCGCCCATCAAAGGTGGCCCCAACGGCCCCTATGTGCAGTCGCAGCGCCTGCACATCTACCGGCAGCACGTGCAGATGCTGCTGGAAAAAGGAGCTGCTTACCGCGCTTTTGACACCCCGGAAGAGCTGGCTGCTGCCCGCGAGGCCGCGCAAAGAGCCGGCCACAAAGAGCAGGGCTATAACCGGCGCTACCGCGACTACCCGGTCGAGGAGGCCGAGCGCCGGGCCGCAGCGGGGGAGCCCCATGTGGTGCGGCTCAAGGTGCCCCTCGAGGGTAAGACCATCGTCCACGACTTACTGCGTGGTCCTATCGAGTTCGACAATGCCGCCCTGGACGACAAGGTAATCCTGAAGGCCGATGGCTACCCTACCTACCACCTGGCGGCCATGGTAGACGACCACCTGATGGGCGTGACCCACGTGATCCGGGCCGAGGAGTGGATTACCAGCACCCCCTTTCACATCCTGATTTTGCGGGCTTTTGGCTGGGAGGAGCCGGTCTGGTGTCATACCCCCCTGTTGCGCAACCCCGATAAGTCCAAGCTTTCCAAGCGCAAGATGGACACCAGCGTGGACAGCTACCGGGCCCAGGGCTATTTACCCGAGGCCTTGCTCAACTACCTGGGCACCATGGCCTGGAGCATGCCCGACGGGCGGGAAATTTTCAGCCTGCAAGACATGATCGAGCACTTTAGCCTCGAGCGCATCAGCCTGGGCGGGCCGGTCTTCGACCTAAACAAGCTCAAATGGATGAACGGCAAGTACATCCGCGAAGTCCTGACCCTGGACGACCTGGCCGAGCGGGTTAAGCCCTTCCTCGAGCGGGCCGGGCTTGCTTACCCCTCCGAAACTTACCTCAAGCAGGTGCTCGAGGCCATGCGGGCCCGCTTCGAGACCCTGCAGGAGTTCGTGGATAAGTCCCTCTACTTTTTCAGCGAGGCCTACCCCATGCAGGAGAAAGCCCTGGCCAAGCTGCGTGAGGGAGCGGCTTTTCTACCCGAGCTACACGAGCAACTATCCAGGCTTCCGGATATGCTGCAAGACAGCACCGAGCCCCTGCTCAAGTCCTTTGCCGAGGCCAAGGGCGTCAAGGCCGCCGCGGTGATGCAGCCGCTGCGGGCGGCCCTTACGGGCAGCCTCGAGACCCCCGGTATGTTCGATATCCTGACCCTGCTGGGTAAGGAGCGGGTGCTGAAAAGGCTCGAGCGGGCCATTGAGCTGGTCAAAGACTAG
- a CDS encoding pyruvate, water dikinase regulatory protein encodes MERTVFIVSDHTGLTAESVARSLLAQFESVSFRYVTRPFTDTEEEVYDLVYEINSLYQRERVRPIVFSTLANRALYDQLKAAPALHFDLFSTYLGELERELGQPPTGRVGRLHSVNDNGYFTRIDAVDFVLATDDGIGDRHYQMADVILIGVSRAGKTPTCLFLGLQYGLRASNYPLAEDDFERDTLPEPVRAYKDKVFGLTIAPGRLHQIRTQRRPNSRYASLEQCEYEVRRAEQLFKRLGVPYFDTTSASIEEIATNIVQSAGLQRRIG; translated from the coding sequence ATGGAACGTACCGTTTTTATCGTCTCAGATCATACGGGCCTGACAGCGGAGTCGGTGGCCAGGAGTTTGCTGGCTCAGTTTGAGTCGGTTTCGTTCCGTTATGTAACCCGGCCCTTCACGGATACCGAGGAAGAGGTCTACGACCTTGTATACGAGATTAACTCGCTTTACCAGCGCGAGCGGGTGCGACCCATCGTGTTCTCCACCCTGGCCAATCGGGCACTGTACGACCAACTCAAAGCCGCGCCCGCCCTGCATTTCGACCTTTTTAGTACCTACCTAGGAGAGCTCGAGCGCGAACTCGGCCAGCCCCCCACAGGCCGGGTCGGCCGGCTGCACAGCGTGAACGATAACGGTTATTTCACCCGCATCGATGCGGTCGATTTCGTACTGGCCACCGACGACGGGATTGGCGACCGCCACTATCAGATGGCCGACGTAATCCTGATTGGCGTCAGTCGCGCAGGCAAAACCCCCACCTGCTTGTTTTTGGGCCTGCAGTATGGTCTGCGGGCCTCCAACTACCCCCTGGCCGAGGACGACTTCGAGCGCGACACGCTGCCCGAGCCGGTCAGGGCCTACAAGGATAAGGTGTTTGGCCTGACCATTGCCCCAGGCCGGCTGCATCAGATACGTACTCAGCGCAGGCCCAACAGCCGGTACGCCTCGCTCGAGCAGTGCGAGTACGAGGTGCGCCGGGCCGAGCAGCTGTTCAAGCGGCTGGGCGTTCCGTACTTCGACACCACCAGCGCCTCCATAGAGGAAATTGCCACCAACATCGTACAGAGCGCCGGTCTACAGCGTCGGATCGGCTGA
- the ppsA gene encoding phosphoenolpyruvate synthase, whose product MAYIRWFETLSMKDLEIVGGKNASIGEMMANLSQAGVRVPGGFATTAEAFREFLRHNRLEERIYKALQNLDTDNVDELARVGAEIRSWVENAELPKALEVAIVDAYIRLESASQGGLSVAVRSSATAEDLPEASFAGQQETFLNVQGVESVLQHIKKVFASLYNDRAIAYRVHHGFAHEEVALSAGVQRMVRSDLGASGVAFTLDTESGFRDVIFVTSSYGLGELIVQGAVNPDEFYVYKKGLAEGRNTILQRTLGTKLQKMVYAVEGRGVETVPTSELERRSFSLSDAELLELARQTLLIEQHYGRPMDIEWAKDGLDGQIYILQARPETVQSRSGRVLERFEMLERAPVLVTGRAVGQRIGVGPVRVISHPREMNRVQPGDVLVADMTDPDWEPVMKKAAAIVTNRGGRTCHAAIVARELNIPAVVGTGNATQVLRDGDMVTVSCAEGDTGRVYAGTPRFEVKRIELDNMPPIPTKIMMNVASPERAFSFASLPNAGVGLARLEFIINNTIGIHPKALLQFDQQPEELKAEITRRTAGYQSPVDFYREKLAEGISMIAAAFAPNPVIVRMSDFKSNEYAHLLGGSRYEPKEENPMIGFRGAARYRSPEFAEAFALECQAIREVREEKGLTNVWVMIPFVRTVGEARAVIEILKTHGLERGRDGLKLIMMCEVPSNAILAEQFLELFDGFSIGSNDLTQLTLALDRDSGLVADLFSEQDEAVKFLLERAIGSARRMGKYIGICGQGPSDHPEFALWLVQQGIESISLNPDSVLETWLYLAEQQNILTRAE is encoded by the coding sequence ATGGCATATATCCGCTGGTTTGAGACACTGAGCATGAAAGACCTCGAGATCGTGGGAGGCAAAAACGCCTCCATTGGCGAGATGATGGCCAATCTTTCCCAGGCTGGGGTGCGGGTGCCGGGGGGGTTTGCCACTACCGCGGAGGCCTTTCGCGAGTTTTTGCGTCACAATCGGCTAGAAGAACGTATTTATAAGGCGCTGCAAAACCTCGATACCGACAACGTGGACGAGCTGGCCCGGGTGGGGGCCGAGATTCGCAGCTGGGTAGAAAATGCCGAGCTACCCAAGGCCCTGGAAGTAGCCATCGTAGATGCCTATATTCGCCTCGAGTCCGCCTCCCAGGGCGGGCTTTCAGTTGCGGTGCGCTCCTCAGCCACTGCCGAAGACCTACCCGAGGCCAGCTTTGCCGGGCAGCAAGAGACTTTTTTGAATGTGCAGGGAGTGGAGAGCGTACTGCAGCACATCAAGAAGGTCTTTGCCTCCTTGTACAACGACCGAGCCATTGCCTACCGTGTGCACCACGGGTTCGCCCACGAGGAGGTGGCCCTCTCGGCGGGCGTGCAGCGCATGGTGCGCAGCGACCTGGGGGCTTCGGGAGTGGCCTTTACCCTGGATACTGAGTCGGGGTTCCGGGACGTGATTTTCGTGACCTCGAGCTACGGTTTAGGGGAGCTGATCGTGCAGGGAGCGGTTAACCCCGATGAGTTTTATGTGTATAAGAAAGGCCTGGCCGAGGGCCGTAACACCATCCTGCAGCGTACCCTGGGAACCAAGCTACAAAAGATGGTGTACGCGGTGGAGGGCCGTGGGGTAGAAACTGTCCCGACGTCGGAACTCGAGCGCCGCAGCTTCTCTCTTTCCGATGCAGAACTGCTGGAGCTGGCTCGACAGACCCTCTTGATTGAGCAGCACTATGGCCGGCCCATGGACATCGAGTGGGCCAAGGACGGGCTGGATGGACAGATCTATATCCTGCAGGCCCGCCCTGAGACCGTGCAGAGCCGTTCGGGACGGGTGCTGGAACGCTTCGAGATGCTGGAGCGTGCGCCGGTGCTGGTAACGGGCCGGGCAGTGGGGCAGCGCATCGGGGTGGGCCCGGTGCGGGTTATTAGCCACCCCCGCGAGATGAACCGCGTGCAACCCGGCGACGTGCTGGTGGCCGATATGACTGACCCCGACTGGGAGCCGGTTATGAAAAAAGCTGCGGCCATCGTGACCAACCGGGGTGGACGCACCTGCCACGCAGCCATCGTAGCGCGGGAACTGAACATCCCGGCGGTGGTGGGGACTGGTAATGCCACCCAGGTACTGCGCGATGGGGATATGGTCACGGTTTCCTGCGCCGAGGGCGATACCGGTCGGGTGTATGCCGGTACGCCGCGCTTCGAGGTGAAGCGGATTGAGCTGGACAACATGCCGCCCATCCCCACCAAGATCATGATGAACGTGGCCTCGCCCGAGCGGGCCTTCAGCTTTGCCAGCTTGCCCAACGCCGGGGTGGGGCTGGCGCGGCTCGAGTTCATCATCAACAACACCATCGGCATCCATCCCAAAGCGCTTTTGCAATTCGATCAGCAGCCTGAAGAACTCAAAGCCGAAATCACCCGGCGCACTGCGGGCTACCAAAGCCCGGTGGACTTCTACCGCGAAAAGCTGGCCGAGGGCATCAGCATGATTGCAGCGGCTTTTGCGCCCAATCCGGTCATCGTGCGGATGTCGGACTTCAAATCGAACGAGTATGCCCATCTGCTGGGGGGCAGCCGCTACGAGCCCAAGGAAGAAAACCCCATGATTGGCTTCCGGGGGGCCGCGCGCTACCGCAGCCCGGAGTTTGCCGAGGCCTTTGCGCTGGAGTGCCAGGCTATCCGGGAGGTGCGCGAAGAGAAAGGCCTCACCAACGTCTGGGTGATGATACCTTTCGTGCGTACGGTGGGGGAGGCCAGGGCGGTAATCGAAATCTTGAAGACCCACGGCCTCGAGCGCGGTCGGGACGGGCTCAAGCTGATCATGATGTGCGAGGTGCCTTCCAACGCGATTCTGGCCGAGCAGTTCTTAGAGTTGTTCGACGGCTTTTCGATTGGCTCCAACGACCTGACCCAGCTCACCCTCGCGCTGGATCGCGACTCGGGGCTGGTGGCCGATCTGTTCAGCGAACAGGACGAGGCGGTGAAGTTCCTGCTCGAGCGGGCCATCGGCTCTGCCCGGCGCATGGGCAAATATATCGGCATCTGCGGCCAGGGTCCCTCCGACCACCCCGAGTTTGCCTTGTGGCTCGTGCAGCAGGGTATCGAGAGCATCTCGCTCAATCCCGACAGTGTGCTGGAAACCTGGCTGTATCTAGCCGAACAGCAAAATATACTGACCAGGGCAGAATAA
- the pyrE gene encoding orotate phosphoribosyltransferase, with amino-acid sequence MDVLNLYKETGALLEGHFLLRSGRHSPKFLQSTTLLQHPLYAEAVGQALGELFETLELDFVIGPAMGGVILSFVTAKALGVRALFAEKDGQGSMRVREGLTIHPGERFLAVEDVVTTGGSVQQAIRAAEARGARCVAVGAIVDRSAGRAEFSVPYRSLVQLDFPTYAPETCPLCQRGEPLQEV; translated from the coding sequence ATGGACGTACTTAATCTTTACAAAGAAACCGGAGCCCTGCTGGAGGGTCATTTTTTATTACGATCTGGACGGCACTCTCCCAAGTTTCTGCAGTCCACCACTTTGCTCCAACACCCCCTGTACGCCGAGGCCGTGGGACAGGCCCTAGGCGAACTCTTCGAGACGCTCGAGCTCGACTTTGTAATTGGCCCGGCCATGGGAGGTGTCATACTGTCCTTTGTAACTGCCAAGGCCCTGGGTGTACGGGCCCTCTTTGCCGAGAAGGACGGCCAGGGGAGTATGCGGGTGCGCGAAGGGCTCACCATTCATCCTGGCGAGCGCTTTCTCGCTGTAGAGGACGTGGTTACCACCGGGGGCTCGGTGCAGCAGGCCATCCGGGCTGCCGAGGCCAGGGGGGCTCGCTGCGTGGCCGTTGGAGCCATCGTTGATCGCAGTGCAGGCCGGGCCGAGTTCAGCGTGCCCTACCGCTCGCTGGTGCAGCTCGACTTTCCTACCTATGCCCCGGAAACCTGCCCCTTGTGCCAGCGGGGCGAGCCCTTACAAGAAGTCTAG
- the lptB gene encoding LPS export ABC transporter ATP-binding protein, whose amino-acid sequence MEAALQQSPGLTKSPATRLEAIGLVKRYGKREVVRGVSLELSRGEIVALFGPNGAGKTTTFYMLVGFIEPNAGQIRLGGRDVSRLPMYKRARLGLGYLPQEPSAFRRMTALENLLAVLEFQPLSKAERAQRAAELLEELGISHLRDKYAYTLSGGERRRLEIARALCTNPDFILLDEPFTGVDPKNVHDIQKLISELRERRGVGIFITDHSVRETLAIADRIYLMYDGQVAFQGSPEEFARDAGVRTHYLGDEYEL is encoded by the coding sequence ATGGAAGCGGCATTGCAACAGAGTCCTGGCCTAACCAAGAGCCCTGCCACCCGCCTCGAGGCCATTGGGCTGGTCAAGCGCTACGGCAAGCGGGAGGTGGTGCGGGGAGTAAGCCTCGAGCTCTCCCGCGGCGAGATTGTGGCCCTATTCGGCCCCAACGGGGCCGGCAAAACCACCACTTTTTACATGCTGGTCGGATTCATCGAACCCAACGCCGGGCAGATCCGCCTGGGCGGGCGGGATGTCTCCCGGCTGCCCATGTACAAGCGGGCCCGACTGGGGCTGGGCTACCTGCCCCAGGAGCCCTCGGCCTTCCGCCGCATGACCGCCCTGGAAAACCTGCTGGCGGTGCTGGAGTTCCAGCCCCTCTCCAAAGCCGAGCGGGCCCAGCGGGCTGCCGAGCTTCTGGAGGAGCTGGGCATTAGCCACTTGCGCGACAAATATGCCTACACCCTTTCAGGGGGCGAGCGGCGGCGACTGGAAATTGCCCGCGCCCTCTGCACCAACCCCGATTTCATCCTGCTGGACGAGCCCTTCACCGGCGTAGACCCCAAAAACGTCCACGACATTCAGAAACTCATCTCCGAACTGCGCGAGCGGCGCGGGGTGGGCATCTTCATCACCGACCACTCGGTGCGCGAAACGCTGGCCATTGCCGACCGCATCTACCTGATGTACGACGGCCAGGTGGCCTTCCAGGGTTCACCTGAGGAGTTCGCTCGAGACGCAGGGGTGCGAACCCACTACCTGGGGGACGAGTACGAGCTTTGA
- a CDS encoding stage II sporulation protein M, producing MLRRVAFLAPPQIGRWLLATGLLLGLALAQSNLELARQAVQDWQAGKYQTDPSQALGKPTEEAIRLLEQSLAFPPPPRELLVNLNEPLEESIPNGTIVKFPATVAGRGGEVRVTIRDGAVTRIGFTPEGGLLPAWLKSPVAWVLFAALSLGWLVALRSNSALARWWAEGWALVRQYRGLYLGTNIGLYGLFALGGLVAYTNPQMVRLMQELVGGALEQIGLGSALAGGVLGLATVIFYWNFTNGLLLTTAVPGLLLGIPALLFNALRYFVLGFALSPVALPAANYLLHLPTIVVELQAYILVTFGGLVLMLKTLRGEGYRAGLRALGLTIYLGAFFLLVGAWYEAFSILFLMRP from the coding sequence ATGTTGCGACGTGTTGCTTTTCTCGCACCGCCCCAAATTGGAAGGTGGCTGCTGGCAACCGGGCTGTTGCTGGGGCTGGCTCTGGCTCAGTCCAACCTGGAGCTGGCCCGTCAGGCCGTACAGGACTGGCAGGCCGGCAAATACCAGACAGATCCCTCGCAAGCCCTGGGCAAGCCCACCGAGGAGGCCATCCGGCTGCTCGAGCAGAGCCTGGCCTTCCCTCCTCCACCCCGCGAGCTTTTGGTTAACTTAAATGAGCCCTTAGAAGAGTCCATCCCCAACGGCACCATCGTTAAATTTCCTGCTACTGTAGCTGGGCGCGGCGGCGAGGTGCGGGTCACCATCCGGGATGGGGCGGTAACCCGGATAGGGTTTACTCCCGAGGGCGGGTTGTTACCAGCTTGGCTCAAAAGCCCCGTGGCCTGGGTGCTGTTTGCAGCCCTCTCCCTGGGTTGGCTGGTAGCCCTGCGCAGCAACAGCGCCCTGGCCCGCTGGTGGGCCGAAGGCTGGGCCCTGGTGCGCCAGTACCGGGGGTTGTACCTGGGTACCAACATCGGCCTGTATGGTTTGTTTGCCCTGGGCGGGCTGGTGGCCTATACCAACCCCCAGATGGTGCGGCTGATGCAGGAGCTGGTGGGCGGGGCGCTCGAGCAAATCGGTCTGGGCAGCGCCCTGGCAGGGGGTGTCCTGGGCCTTGCCACCGTGATCTTTTACTGGAATTTCACCAACGGTCTGCTGCTAACCACAGCTGTACCGGGCTTATTGCTGGGTATTCCGGCCCTGCTGTTCAACGCGCTGCGCTACTTTGTGCTGGGCTTTGCCCTGAGCCCGGTGGCCCTGCCCGCAGCCAACTACCTACTGCACCTGCCCACCATTGTGGTGGAGCTACAGGCTTATATCCTGGTCACTTTTGGCGGGCTGGTGCTGATGCTCAAAACCCTGCGGGGCGAAGGCTATCGGGCTGGATTGCGGGCCCTGGGCCTCACCATTTACCTTGGGGCTTTCTTCCTGCTGGTAGGTGCCTGGTACGAGGCTTTCTCGATACTGTTTCTAATGCGCCCATAG